The DNA segment CCTGAGTGGTGAGATCCACCGCCACGGCATCAAAATGTGCCCATTCAGTGTTGCCCCATTTTACATGCTTTTCGAGCATTCTGGCACCTGCAGCAACCGCTAATGCAGAAGCCTTCCAGCCAAGATCATGACTGGAGTAGCCGGGTATGATTCTTGGATATTGCCGGGACAGTTCATGGTAATGCCTGATCACCCCGATATGGCAGTCGTGCAGGGGTGTGGGATAGGCAGAATTGCACTGCAGCAGATACAATTTATTGTTGGTTTTAAAATTTTCAATGACAAACTGCTCATAATCCATGGTAGTCATTCCGGTGGAAAGAACGAGATCACCATGATAATGACCGGCCACAAACTTCAGGTAATCCTTTTTCTCAGAAATGGTACTTGGTAGTTTGATCATGGCCGGTTTCAGATCGAGCATGAAATAGAAAGAGGGCTCATCAAGCACCGAAACAAACCATCCGATCCCGATTTCTTTACAAAGCTGATCGACAAAGGCAAAATCGTCCTTTGATAGTTCAAGCTGGTACCGGTAATCACCAAACGTGTTTCCAAAGGGGGAAAAGTAGGGAGATTTCAATTGGTCGGGTGTGTAGAAAGAGTCCACGTCCCGTTTCTGTAATTTGATGAAATCTGCACCAGCCGATTTACTGGCTCTGATCATTCTTTCCAGACGCATCCGGTCGCCGAAATGGTTGGTTGTCAGTTCGGCCACAATCAGAACATTGCCGACATACTGACTTTTTGCATAAGTCTTCGAGTGTCTTGAATTGAGTTCAGCAGGTGACAGTGCGCTGTAGGGACGGCCTCCCACATGAAAAACACGCAGGTTTGACTCTTTCAGAAAATACAGCGCACTCAGAAAATAATTTTCCTGAATCAGAACGCGGATCGATCCTTCCTCGAACGATTCGGTTGCATATACTTTCCCCAGTTTTGTGCTGAAACCTGCGTTCAGATCAAAATCGAATCCGGCCAGGTACACCGTCTGCGGTCTTTTCCGGATGTCGGCAATTTTCCGGGCCACCTTCAGGGCAGACAGGAACATGATGTCCTCGATCTCAAGTGAGTCCGCCAGGAAACGTTGCATGATCAGGTCAGACGAAGCCTGAGTAAGGGGGATATACGGAAGAACAGAATAATCACGGGTCAGCAGGGAGGGCTGACCGGCCATCAGATAAAACCTGGATTTCTGACCGTTTTCAGAGACTGCCTTTTCTGCCCAATCGGCATGAAAGATGGAAACATCCACAGGATGAATCCGCTCAGAGTCATTGATTCCGATGGTAAAACAATTTTTAAAAATCGATGGATCAATCTGGTCAATACTGGGTCCCTTTCCCAGAATAAAGATGGTATCGGTGGTGTAGGACGATGCCAGATGTTCAAGATGTGTGTCGAGATGTGATAAGGTGATTTCCATATCAGACTTTCAGGATGGAGTTCGGATTGGTGATGTCGACCCGATACCGGCAGGTTGGGTCCAGAAAATGAGTTCCATCGAAGGATTGTTCGTTTAAATTAACCAGGCAGCCATGCTCCAGGGCCAGCATGATGCCGGGTAACAAATCCCAGATGTAGGCACCTTTCGGATTCACGAACCGGTGAAACCTGCCAGTGATGACACAGAAAAGATTATACACTGCACAACCGGTCACCCGATACTCGGCCGCAGACCGGATTCCGTCGGCAATTGCTTCGTTGAAAGAAGAAGAAAAACCGGTAATCCGTGAATTAAACCGGCTGACCGGTTCACCCGAAATAATCGCCTCACCCAATTCGGGAAGAAGCAACATGCTTCCTTCATGAAGCCCTTGGTTCCAGACTGTCACCGAGACACCCCATTCCTTCAGTCCGGACAGGAAATTTTCGGTTCCATCAATGGGATCGATGACCAGAATTCTGCCTGATGGCAGCGGTGAATGATTCCGGAACGATTCTTCTGCAATAACCTGAATATCAGGATCCCACTTTTTAAAAAAGGCGATGATCAGATTTTCGATGAGTACATCAGACTGGGTTACCGGACTGTTATCCGGTTTAAAAGAAAACTGAAAACGTTTTTCCAGGATGCCGGGCAGGGCAGCGAGTATTTCTGATTTACAATCAATCAGCAGTCTGGAAATGGGGGAGGTTGTCATTTAAACCTGTTGCCATTTGTTTAGTACCGGGATGACACCACGTCGTTTTTCTGACATGGAGTGAAATGCC comes from the Bacteroidota bacterium genome and includes:
- a CDS encoding N-acetylneuraminate synthase family protein; translated protein: MEITLSHLDTHLEHLASSYTTDTIFILGKGPSIDQIDPSIFKNCFTIGINDSERIHPVDVSIFHADWAEKAVSENGQKSRFYLMAGQPSLLTRDYSVLPYIPLTQASSDLIMQRFLADSLEIEDIMFLSALKVARKIADIRKRPQTVYLAGFDFDLNAGFSTKLGKVYATESFEEGSIRVLIQENYFLSALYFLKESNLRVFHVGGRPYSALSPAELNSRHSKTYAKSQYVGNVLIVAELTTNHFGDRMRLERMIRASKSAGADFIKLQKRDVDSFYTPDQLKSPYFSPFGNTFGDYRYQLELSKDDFAFVDQLCKEIGIGWFVSVLDEPSFYFMLDLKPAMIKLPSTISEKKDYLKFVAGHYHGDLVLSTGMTTMDYEQFVIENFKTNNKLYLLQCNSAYPTPLHDCHIGVIRHYHELSRQYPRIIPGYSSHDLGWKASALAVAAGARMLEKHVKWGNTEWAHFDAVAVDLTTQAFTEYVDHVREAELIVGSEIKTIQSSEHHKY
- a CDS encoding inositol monophosphatase — protein: MTTSPISRLLIDCKSEILAALPGILEKRFQFSFKPDNSPVTQSDVLIENLIIAFFKKWDPDIQVIAEESFRNHSPLPSGRILVIDPIDGTENFLSGLKEWGVSVTVWNQGLHEGSMLLLPELGEAIISGEPVSRFNSRITGFSSSFNEAIADGIRSAAEYRVTGCAVYNLFCVITGRFHRFVNPKGAYIWDLLPGIMLALEHGCLVNLNEQSFDGTHFLDPTCRYRVDITNPNSILKV